In one window of Caldisericota bacterium DNA:
- a CDS encoding UPF0175 family protein codes for MSVLLEVEMPEGAFSALKQDHEGLTRELRLAAAAKWYEMGIISQEKAAEIAGLSRMKFIFSLSKYGVSPFQYTVEEIREELDRV; via the coding sequence ATGTCGGTATTATTAGAAGTAGAAATGCCTGAGGGGGCATTTTCAGCGCTGAAGCAGGATCATGAGGGTTTGACCAGGGAGTTGCGTCTTGCGGCAGCAGCAAAATGGTATGAAATGGGGATAATATCACAGGAGAAAGCTGCTGAAATAGCTGGACTCTCAAGGATGAAATTCATATTTTCACTTTCCAAATATGGAGTTTCCCCCTTTCAATATACGGTAGAGGAAATAAGAGAGGAACTCGATCGTGTCTGA
- a CDS encoding DUF3368 domain-containing protein, whose translation MANEILKYKEEAPTLEAFLTSPKVTRVQSDITIEPAIAGWDLGKGESEVLSWALTHPEYEAILDDLSARKCARSLGIPLRGTVGIILLAKKRSYISKAAPLIESLIDTGLRFDMKWINEALELVGESLKLD comes from the coding sequence GTGGCAAATGAAATACTGAAATATAAAGAGGAAGCGCCGACCCTGGAAGCCTTTCTGACATCTCCAAAGGTGACAAGGGTACAAAGTGACATAACTATCGAACCTGCTATTGCTGGGTGGGACTTGGGGAAAGGAGAATCAGAGGTTTTATCATGGGCATTAACTCATCCTGAATATGAAGCAATCCTTGATGATTTATCTGCGCGTAAGTGCGCTCGGAGTCTTGGCATCCCTTTGCGTGGAACAGTGGGTATCATCCTTCTTGCAAAGAAAAGAAGCTATATTTCAAAAGCAGCGCCACTTATAGAATCGCTAATAGATACTGGTTTGAGGTTTGATATGAAATGGATAAATGAAGCGCTTGAACTTGTAGGAGAAAGTTTGAAATTAGATTGA